One Prosthecobacter vanneervenii genomic window carries:
- the carA gene encoding glutamine-hydrolyzing carbamoyl-phosphate synthase small subunit: protein MKKALLALEDGRVFEGTAFGADATHTGEICFNTSMSGYQEVLTDPSYRGQIVTMTYPMIGNYGVNPLDTESDQPHVRGFVIEELCEVPSNWRSTQSLDAYLKQWGIPGIQGVDTRALTSHLRSRGAMRAVITTTATAEEAVKQAASSPPMEGSDFVKEVTTKAPYLWDPESTESGDWDIPSPSQNREPGADGVVRHPLPEAKHHIIAYDFGVKRNILRRLRQQGFRVDVVPATTSAKDVLARNPDGIFLSNGPGDPAALDYIHKEVKELIGKKPIFAICLGHQILGHAYGGKTFKLKFGHRGGNQPVKDLRNGKVSITSQNHGFAIDPSSLPSNVEVTHINLNDGTVEGMRHREAPVLSVQYHPEAAPGPHDAKYFFSEFARMVETGR, encoded by the coding sequence ATGAAGAAAGCCCTCCTCGCCCTCGAAGACGGCCGGGTGTTTGAAGGCACGGCGTTCGGCGCCGATGCCACCCACACCGGCGAAATCTGCTTTAACACCTCCATGAGCGGTTATCAGGAGGTTCTCACCGATCCCTCCTACCGTGGTCAGATCGTGACCATGACCTACCCCATGATCGGGAACTACGGCGTGAATCCCCTGGATACGGAGAGCGACCAGCCCCACGTGCGCGGCTTTGTCATCGAGGAGCTCTGCGAAGTGCCCAGCAACTGGCGCAGCACCCAGAGCCTGGACGCCTACCTCAAGCAGTGGGGCATCCCCGGCATCCAGGGTGTGGACACCCGCGCCCTCACCAGCCACCTGCGCTCCCGCGGCGCCATGCGCGCCGTCATCACCACCACCGCCACGGCGGAGGAAGCCGTGAAGCAGGCCGCCAGCAGCCCCCCCATGGAAGGCAGCGACTTCGTCAAGGAAGTGACCACCAAGGCCCCCTACCTCTGGGACCCCGAGAGCACTGAGAGCGGCGACTGGGACATCCCCAGCCCCTCCCAGAACCGCGAGCCCGGCGCCGATGGCGTGGTGCGCCACCCCCTTCCCGAGGCCAAGCACCACATCATCGCCTATGACTTCGGCGTAAAGCGCAACATCCTCCGCCGCCTGCGCCAGCAGGGCTTCCGCGTGGACGTGGTGCCCGCCACCACCAGCGCCAAGGACGTGCTGGCCCGCAATCCGGACGGCATCTTCCTCTCCAACGGCCCTGGCGATCCCGCCGCGCTCGACTACATCCACAAGGAAGTGAAGGAACTCATCGGCAAGAAGCCCATCTTTGCCATCTGCCTGGGCCACCAGATCCTCGGCCACGCCTACGGCGGCAAGACCTTCAAGCTCAAGTTCGGCCATCGCGGCGGCAACCAGCCCGTGAAGGACCTGCGCAATGGCAAGGTGTCCATCACCAGCCAGAACCACGGCTTTGCCATCGACCCCTCCTCCCTGCCCAGCAACGTGGAGGTGACACACATCAACCTCAACGACGGCACCGTGGAAGGCATGCGCCACCGCGAGGCCCCCGTGCTCAGCGTCCAATACCACCCCGAAGCCGCCCCCGGCCCGCACGATGCGAAGTACTTCTTCTCGGAGTTCGCACGCATGGTGGAGACAGGAAGGTAA
- a CDS encoding KAP family P-loop NTPase fold protein, whose amino-acid sequence MASDGAAPKLTDTAEKCKEALRAFVASGETEAPITVSVEAPWGAGKTSFLHHLRIALEEKDRIPTVWFNPWKHEAGKTLWAAFAVAYERQMAEKLSWLGLWRRRLSLSWQRLSTAERILLLSRLALWLLGLAVLVWLWCHGEDFAKDAESKLNTLLASKLPLVGIPLLLWGFVKDLVGSFGSPLKIDMVSVFTRNQHEDGVDDLHRFHEDFERLMCAYTPGSGPLERFMADLRSHTDPNWPDQWRAIARAVVLGICRWVRRVLYTYSTPAPEKLSVSPRPLWSQNRVVVFIDDLDRCEAPKAAEVLQSLHLMLSGGGHERRKNAPKPPGVICVLGMDREKVAAAVAAKHEKLLPFLLLPNEKDGKLAPHQALGFGHEFLEKFIQITLHLPGLAGQDQEQYLRMITGWEGEENAAAFSPETTPGSAQPAANTTATTRSDGKRMVSSNQDEAERLKAEEAKRTRTAVTVVEVKLRDGQAAFLCASYVIEALERNPRRLKQFVNLFRLRLFLATAMELLDRTSLDPQEKHRHFPGTLSVHDIAKLVALDLCCPQTMSGLREEAGVSLETIKERVKKEHPEPRQAVILKMLDSGINGDPESNSAYDLSKAPLEMYFQQLASVAQAPEAPATK is encoded by the coding sequence TTGGCTAGCGATGGCGCAGCCCCGAAGCTCACGGACACGGCGGAGAAGTGCAAGGAGGCGCTGAGGGCCTTTGTGGCCAGTGGTGAGACGGAGGCTCCTATCACGGTCTCGGTGGAGGCACCTTGGGGCGCTGGGAAAACCTCGTTCCTCCATCATCTGCGCATTGCTTTGGAAGAGAAAGACCGCATCCCCACCGTGTGGTTTAATCCCTGGAAGCACGAGGCCGGGAAGACGCTCTGGGCGGCCTTTGCCGTGGCCTATGAGCGGCAGATGGCAGAGAAGCTTTCCTGGCTGGGGCTCTGGCGACGCAGGCTGTCGCTGAGCTGGCAGCGCCTCTCGACAGCAGAGAGGATTTTGCTGCTGTCTCGGCTGGCCTTGTGGCTGCTGGGACTGGCAGTGCTGGTATGGCTTTGGTGTCATGGCGAGGACTTCGCCAAGGATGCCGAGTCGAAGCTCAACACGCTCCTGGCCAGCAAGCTGCCGCTCGTGGGCATCCCCCTGCTGCTGTGGGGTTTTGTGAAGGACCTCGTGGGCAGCTTCGGCAGTCCGCTGAAGATCGACATGGTCAGTGTCTTCACCCGCAATCAGCATGAGGATGGCGTGGACGACCTGCACCGTTTTCACGAGGACTTTGAGCGTCTGATGTGTGCCTACACGCCTGGCAGCGGACCGCTGGAGCGCTTCATGGCGGACCTGCGCAGCCACACCGACCCGAACTGGCCCGACCAGTGGAGAGCCATCGCGCGGGCGGTAGTCCTGGGCATCTGCCGCTGGGTGCGGCGAGTGCTCTACACCTACAGCACTCCTGCGCCGGAGAAACTGAGCGTGTCTCCACGCCCTCTCTGGAGCCAGAACCGTGTGGTGGTCTTTATTGATGATCTGGACCGCTGTGAGGCACCGAAGGCAGCCGAGGTGCTGCAGAGCCTGCACCTGATGCTGAGCGGTGGCGGCCATGAGCGGCGCAAAAATGCGCCCAAGCCGCCCGGGGTGATCTGCGTCCTGGGCATGGACCGTGAGAAGGTGGCCGCCGCTGTGGCGGCCAAGCATGAGAAGCTGCTGCCCTTTCTGCTGCTGCCGAATGAAAAAGATGGCAAGCTGGCACCGCATCAGGCGCTGGGCTTTGGGCATGAGTTCTTGGAAAAGTTCATCCAGATCACCTTGCATCTGCCGGGGCTGGCGGGGCAGGATCAGGAACAGTACCTACGAATGATCACTGGATGGGAAGGTGAGGAAAATGCCGCTGCCTTCTCACCGGAAACTACACCGGGCAGCGCACAGCCTGCGGCAAATACAACTGCCACAACGCGCTCTGATGGCAAGCGCATGGTCTCCTCAAACCAGGATGAAGCCGAGCGGCTCAAGGCCGAGGAAGCTAAGAGAACACGAACGGCCGTGACAGTGGTGGAAGTTAAATTGAGAGACGGGCAGGCTGCCTTCCTTTGCGCCAGCTATGTGATCGAAGCCCTGGAGCGCAATCCAAGGAGGCTGAAGCAGTTTGTGAATCTCTTTCGCCTGCGCCTCTTCCTTGCCACTGCAATGGAGCTGTTGGACAGAACCTCACTCGATCCACAAGAGAAGCATCGTCATTTCCCCGGAACACTCAGCGTGCATGACATCGCCAAGCTGGTGGCGCTCGATCTTTGCTGCCCGCAGACCATGAGTGGTCTGCGCGAGGAGGCTGGCGTCTCCCTGGAAACAATCAAAGAGCGTGTCAAGAAGGAGCATCCCGAGCCGAGACAGGCGGTCATTTTGAAGATGCTCGACTCAGGTATTAACGGTGATCCTGAATCCAACTCCGCTTATGACCTGAGCAAGGCTCCGCTAGAAATGTACTTCCAGCAGCTTGCCTCAGTGGCGCAAGCGCCTGAGGCTCCGGCTACCAAGTAG
- a CDS encoding thymidylate synthase, translating to MEEYHRLLRKVLEHGSYREDRTGTGAYSVFGEQSRYDLSSTFPLVTTKKLHLRSIIHELLWFLKGDTNVKYLQDNKVTIWDEWADENGDLGPVYGAQWRRWQGAPEAETHDQIARLIHGIKTNPYSRRHIVSAWNVPHIEKMALPPCHCLFQFFVDRGRLSCQLYQRSADLFLGVPFNIASYALLTMMVAQVCDLQPGEFVHTFGDLHLYKNHLDQAKLQLTRECRALPVMKLNPDVKEIDAFQYEDFTLEGYDPHPSIKAEIAV from the coding sequence ATGGAAGAATACCACCGCCTGCTGCGCAAAGTGCTCGAACACGGAAGCTACCGTGAGGACCGCACCGGCACGGGCGCATACTCCGTCTTTGGCGAGCAGAGCCGCTACGATCTCAGCAGCACCTTCCCGCTCGTCACCACCAAGAAGCTGCACCTGCGCTCCATCATCCATGAGCTGCTGTGGTTTCTCAAAGGCGACACCAACGTCAAATACCTGCAGGACAACAAGGTGACCATCTGGGACGAATGGGCCGACGAAAACGGCGACCTCGGCCCCGTGTACGGCGCGCAGTGGCGACGCTGGCAGGGCGCACCGGAGGCGGAGACGCACGACCAGATCGCCCGGCTGATCCACGGCATCAAAACCAATCCCTACAGCCGCCGCCACATCGTCAGCGCGTGGAACGTGCCGCACATCGAGAAGATGGCGCTGCCACCCTGCCACTGCCTGTTTCAGTTCTTTGTCGATCGCGGCCGCCTGAGCTGCCAGCTCTACCAGCGCAGCGCGGACCTCTTCCTCGGCGTGCCGTTCAACATCGCCAGCTATGCCCTCCTCACGATGATGGTGGCCCAAGTCTGCGATCTCCAGCCCGGCGAATTCGTCCACACCTTCGGTGACCTGCATCTCTACAAGAACCACCTCGATCAGGCCAAGCTCCAGCTCACCCGCGAGTGCCGCGCTCTGCCCGTGATGAAGCTGAATCCCGACGTGAAGGAAATCGACGCCTTCCAGTACGAGGACTTCACGCTGGAAGGCTACGATCCGCATCCGAGCATCAAGGCGGAGATTGCGGTGTAG
- a CDS encoding peptide chain release factor family protein has product MADLPDDPALRARMQRLRIREEDLEEDFIRGSGAGGQKINKTSSTVVLRHVPSGLEVRCQRERSQSQNRLIARQELCDRLEAAFKTAQMEIQNDREKVRRQTRARPRGLKRRFVAGKRHRAGIKEGRGKVSGEE; this is encoded by the coding sequence ATGGCCGACCTGCCTGATGATCCCGCGCTACGCGCACGCATGCAGAGACTCCGCATCCGCGAGGAGGATCTGGAGGAGGACTTTATCCGTGGCAGCGGGGCAGGCGGGCAAAAGATCAACAAGACCAGCTCCACCGTGGTGCTGCGCCACGTGCCCAGCGGCCTGGAGGTGCGCTGCCAGCGCGAGCGCTCGCAGTCGCAGAACCGCCTGATCGCCCGCCAGGAACTGTGCGACCGCCTGGAAGCCGCCTTCAAGACCGCACAGATGGAGATCCAAAACGACCGCGAGAAAGTCCGCCGCCAGACCCGCGCCCGCCCCCGGGGGCTCAAACGCCGCTTTGTGGCCGGAAAGAGGCACCGCGCGGGGATCAAGGAAGGTCGTGGCAAGGTGAGCGGGGAGGAGTGA
- a CDS encoding galactitol-1-phosphate 5-dehydrogenase has protein sequence MKALVLTAPSEFNFDTQFPDPTPAAGEVLVKVAACGICGSDIHGMDGRSGRRQMPIVMGHEAAGEIIGLGEGVQGWSLGDRVTFDSTEYCGECDECQSGFVNLCPNRKVLGVSPGEYRRHGCFAEKIALPTRILYRIPDELSYEKAAFAEPVSIALHAVNLADGIEVGEAFTQAAEEEDCGSKECGHDCHCEGEEAKGGTAVVVGAGLIGLLVVQALKARGWEKVIAVDLDDGRLELARKLGADEVFNAKQEGLAMHIRKICDGDGADASFEVVGAGAPLDLAIRSVRKGGQVVLIGNLQPNTPFPLQEVVTRQLTIKGSCSCAGEYPEAIRRIQDGSIQVEPLLSAVAPLEEGAGWFKRLYDNKEGLLKVVLQPA, from the coding sequence ATGAAAGCGCTCGTCCTTACCGCCCCCTCTGAGTTCAACTTCGACACCCAGTTCCCCGACCCCACGCCCGCCGCTGGCGAGGTGCTGGTGAAGGTGGCGGCCTGCGGCATCTGCGGCAGCGACATCCACGGCATGGACGGCCGCAGCGGCCGCCGCCAGATGCCCATCGTCATGGGCCATGAGGCTGCAGGCGAAATCATCGGCCTGGGCGAAGGCGTGCAGGGCTGGAGCCTCGGCGACCGCGTGACCTTTGACTCCACCGAGTACTGCGGCGAGTGCGACGAGTGCCAGTCCGGCTTTGTGAATCTCTGCCCCAACCGCAAGGTGCTCGGCGTCTCCCCCGGCGAGTATCGCCGCCACGGCTGCTTTGCGGAAAAGATCGCGCTGCCCACCCGCATCCTCTACCGCATCCCGGACGAGCTTTCCTATGAGAAGGCCGCCTTTGCCGAGCCCGTGTCCATCGCCCTGCATGCGGTGAATCTGGCCGATGGCATCGAAGTGGGAGAGGCCTTCACCCAGGCTGCGGAAGAAGAAGACTGCGGCTCCAAGGAGTGCGGCCATGACTGCCACTGCGAAGGCGAGGAAGCCAAAGGCGGCACCGCCGTGGTCGTCGGCGCGGGCCTCATCGGCCTGCTCGTGGTGCAGGCGCTCAAGGCGCGCGGCTGGGAAAAGGTGATCGCCGTGGATCTGGATGACGGCCGTCTGGAGCTGGCCCGCAAGCTGGGCGCAGACGAGGTCTTCAATGCCAAACAGGAAGGCCTAGCCATGCACATCCGCAAGATCTGCGACGGCGACGGTGCCGACGCTAGCTTTGAAGTCGTGGGCGCAGGCGCGCCGCTGGACCTCGCCATCCGCAGCGTGCGCAAGGGCGGGCAGGTCGTGCTGATTGGCAATCTGCAGCCCAACACCCCCTTCCCCCTCCAGGAGGTCGTGACCCGCCAGCTCACCATCAAGGGCTCCTGCTCCTGCGCCGGTGAGTACCCCGAGGCGATCCGCCGCATTCAGGACGGCAGCATTCAGGTGGAGCCCCTGCTCAGCGCCGTGGCCCCGCTGGAGGAAGGTGCCGGCTGGTTCAAGCGCCTTTACGACAACAAGGAAGGCCTGCTCAAGGTCGTGCTGCAGCCCGCGTGA
- the lspA gene encoding signal peptidase II translates to MIRLFLLLSLPLYILDQLSKSWIVQHFRLYETEQEVIPGVFWLHHAANTGVAFGMFNGTQYANYVFTAVSLGALAFIRYMHVKGYFPGALSRTAVALLVSGVFGNLTDRLFRSHDGGHLLDGKLFDGYVVDFLKFDFGFPPFHPWPSFNVADSCVVSAAILLALASFFETPPTAEKKA, encoded by the coding sequence ATGATCCGCCTCTTCCTGCTCCTTTCCCTGCCTTTGTACATCCTCGACCAGCTCAGCAAGAGCTGGATCGTGCAGCACTTCAGGCTGTATGAAACGGAGCAGGAGGTCATCCCCGGTGTGTTCTGGCTGCACCATGCCGCCAATACCGGCGTGGCCTTTGGCATGTTTAACGGCACGCAGTATGCCAACTACGTCTTCACAGCCGTGTCGCTGGGGGCGCTGGCCTTCATCCGCTACATGCATGTGAAGGGCTACTTCCCCGGCGCTCTAAGTCGCACGGCCGTGGCGCTGCTGGTCTCCGGCGTCTTTGGAAACCTGACCGACCGCCTCTTCCGCAGCCACGACGGCGGCCACCTACTGGATGGCAAGCTTTTCGACGGCTACGTGGTGGACTTCCTGAAATTCGACTTCGGCTTCCCGCCCTTCCACCCCTGGCCCTCTTTCAACGTGGCCGACTCCTGCGTCGTCAGCGCCGCCATCCTGCTGGCCCTGGCTTCGTTCTTTGAGACACCGCCGACGGCGGAGAAGAAGGCGTAA
- a CDS encoding bifunctional riboflavin kinase/FAD synthetase has product MQVLRSIDSLSSLPGPLALAVGVFDGIHLGHQEVIRAAQEHATQHHGTAVVVTFDPHPAQVLRPGAAPRLLCGPRHQQLILEQNGISCLLACPFTAETAKTPARDFIQQLVRAARPLGCISVGYTWSFGRGREGNIHLLMELGQEHDFAVYGVPPLKIDGQVVSSTLIREAVSNGDFARAATMLGRGYSVFGPVGEGQKLGRQLGFPTANVAVENELLPPLGVYAVEARIGSEWLPAVANLGRRPTVAADADPSLEVHLLNWSGDIYGKDMEVRFTRHLRSEMKFASLEELKAQIARDIEAAK; this is encoded by the coding sequence ATGCAGGTTCTCCGCTCCATTGATTCTCTTTCTTCACTTCCGGGCCCGCTCGCCCTCGCCGTAGGAGTTTTTGACGGCATCCACCTCGGGCACCAGGAGGTCATCCGCGCGGCCCAGGAGCACGCCACGCAGCACCACGGCACCGCCGTCGTGGTCACCTTTGATCCCCACCCCGCGCAGGTGCTGCGCCCCGGCGCCGCCCCCCGCCTGCTCTGCGGCCCGCGCCACCAGCAGCTCATCCTGGAGCAAAACGGCATCTCATGCCTGCTGGCCTGCCCCTTCACGGCTGAGACAGCCAAAACCCCGGCGCGCGATTTCATCCAGCAGCTGGTGCGCGCCGCACGCCCGCTGGGCTGCATCTCCGTGGGCTACACCTGGAGCTTTGGCCGGGGGCGGGAGGGAAATATTCACCTCCTCATGGAGCTGGGGCAGGAACACGACTTTGCCGTGTATGGCGTGCCGCCATTGAAAATCGACGGTCAGGTGGTCAGCAGCACACTGATCCGCGAGGCGGTCTCAAACGGCGACTTTGCCCGCGCCGCCACAATGCTGGGCCGGGGCTACTCCGTCTTTGGCCCCGTGGGCGAAGGACAGAAGCTCGGCCGCCAGCTCGGCTTTCCAACGGCCAATGTGGCGGTGGAAAATGAACTGCTTCCTCCTCTGGGCGTGTACGCCGTGGAGGCTCGCATTGGCTCCGAATGGCTGCCCGCCGTGGCCAATCTCGGCCGCCGCCCCACGGTGGCAGCAGATGCCGATCCCTCGCTGGAAGTACACCTCCTGAACTGGAGCGGCGACATCTATGGGAAGGACATGGAAGTCCGCTTCACCCGCCACCTGCGAAGCGAGATGAAATTTGCCAGCTTGGAAGAGCTGAAGGCGCAGATCGCACGGGATATTGAGGCGGCAAAGTAG
- a CDS encoding ThuA domain-containing protein, with amino-acid sequence MRIFLATLLCISALSLHAADKLKVLIIDGQNNHKWEITTPVLRNALESSGAFAVEVSTTPPKGSPPEAWHAFKPVFTDYQAVVSNYNGEPWPQNVRDAFTKYVADGGGFVSIHAANNSFPEWKEYNDMIGVGGWGGRNEKSGPWLYVKDGKLFRDTSAGNGGAHGPQHEFIVEVQNAEHPIMRGLPKRWLHAKDELYSKLRGPAENVDVLSTAVSDLTSVNEPNNMVLAYHKGRVFHTTLGHADYSMLDRGFYTIVQRGTEWVATGKVERTAAVPADFPTETAVSTVKLEGYPKQEPPKPKAK; translated from the coding sequence ATGCGCATATTCCTTGCCACCCTGCTTTGCATCTCCGCCCTCAGCCTGCACGCCGCAGACAAGCTGAAGGTTCTCATCATTGACGGACAGAACAATCACAAATGGGAGATCACCACGCCCGTGCTGCGGAATGCGCTGGAGAGCAGCGGAGCCTTTGCCGTGGAGGTGAGCACCACTCCGCCCAAAGGCTCTCCGCCTGAGGCCTGGCATGCGTTCAAGCCGGTCTTCACCGACTACCAGGCCGTGGTAAGCAACTACAACGGCGAGCCCTGGCCGCAGAATGTGCGAGATGCCTTCACCAAGTATGTGGCCGATGGCGGCGGTTTTGTTTCCATCCATGCAGCGAACAATTCCTTCCCCGAGTGGAAGGAGTACAATGACATGATCGGCGTGGGTGGCTGGGGCGGACGTAATGAAAAGTCCGGCCCCTGGCTTTATGTGAAAGACGGCAAGCTCTTCCGCGACACCTCCGCAGGGAATGGCGGCGCGCACGGTCCGCAGCATGAGTTCATCGTGGAGGTGCAGAATGCGGAGCACCCCATCATGCGTGGTCTGCCCAAGCGCTGGCTGCACGCCAAGGACGAGCTTTACAGCAAGCTGCGCGGTCCTGCTGAAAATGTGGATGTACTGAGCACGGCGGTGTCTGATCTCACCTCCGTCAATGAGCCCAACAACATGGTGCTGGCTTATCATAAAGGCCGTGTCTTTCATACCACGCTCGGCCATGCGGACTACTCCATGCTGGATCGTGGCTTTTACACGATCGTGCAGCGCGGCACCGAGTGGGTGGCCACAGGCAAGGTGGAACGCACGGCAGCCGTGCCGGCAGATTTCCCCACGGAGACGGCTGTCAGTACGGTGAAGCTGGAAGGGTATCCGAAGCAGGAGCCCCCGAAGCCGAAGGCAAAGTAG
- a CDS encoding CNNM domain-containing protein has protein sequence MSLLVAFSIYLALLLLLATISATETAIHSARDIEAQLLAAGEGAVAQKLRAITANPFAQLHRTLLLSAGLNLALAALGLWIVTGPLRALGWNAWLTSSVLFLATVLLGDMAPKFFAARNPSVVLLGSLRLLHPLRNVLDPLAALVDRTTDVLLQKFVTRHVKMRMPVTRDEFETLVEMRQEQGLLDSDESSMIHEALDIEALTVRDCMVPRVDLALISSEDAADKITATLEKAASRFVIVYGETPDSVEGVIDTSEWKLANRPDWRTLMRTPAFVPETMPVLEALEHHLQGDVQPVLIADEYGGLEGMITRREIADWLLYEAAPWHGEASEIRDLGHGRFLLDGGTRLDHIHEELGVELHEDGIDTIGGLVFNQLGHVPKPGERIGLEEADIKVRRIVRARIQEVELRLKPKPAPSPEAE, from the coding sequence ATGTCCCTGCTGGTCGCTTTTTCCATCTACCTCGCTCTGCTGCTGCTTCTTGCCACCATCTCCGCCACGGAGACAGCCATCCATAGTGCGCGGGACATCGAGGCGCAGCTGCTGGCTGCCGGTGAAGGTGCGGTGGCGCAAAAGCTGCGCGCCATCACGGCCAATCCCTTTGCGCAGCTGCATCGCACATTGCTGCTCTCAGCGGGGCTGAACCTCGCCCTGGCCGCGCTGGGCCTTTGGATCGTGACGGGTCCGCTGCGTGCTCTGGGATGGAATGCGTGGCTGACATCATCCGTGTTATTTTTGGCAACGGTTCTGCTAGGAGATATGGCTCCTAAATTTTTTGCCGCCCGCAATCCCTCCGTGGTTCTGCTCGGCAGCCTGCGTCTGCTGCACCCGCTGCGCAATGTGCTGGATCCTCTGGCCGCTCTGGTGGACCGCACCACCGATGTGCTGCTGCAGAAATTTGTGACGCGCCATGTGAAGATGCGCATGCCCGTGACGCGGGATGAATTTGAGACCCTGGTGGAAATGCGCCAGGAGCAGGGCCTGCTGGACAGCGACGAGAGCTCCATGATCCACGAGGCGCTGGACATCGAGGCGCTGACCGTGCGCGACTGCATGGTGCCGCGCGTGGATCTGGCGCTGATCAGCAGCGAGGACGCTGCGGATAAAATCACCGCCACGCTGGAAAAGGCGGCCAGCAGGTTTGTCATCGTCTATGGCGAGACCCCCGACTCTGTGGAAGGCGTGATCGACACCAGCGAATGGAAGCTGGCCAACCGCCCGGACTGGCGCACACTCATGCGCACACCTGCCTTTGTGCCGGAGACCATGCCCGTGCTGGAGGCGCTGGAGCATCATCTGCAGGGCGATGTGCAACCGGTGCTCATCGCGGATGAATACGGCGGGCTGGAGGGCATGATCACCCGCCGCGAGATCGCCGACTGGCTGCTGTATGAGGCCGCGCCCTGGCATGGGGAGGCCTCTGAGATCCGCGACCTGGGCCACGGCCGCTTTCTGCTGGATGGCGGCACGCGGCTGGACCACATCCACGAAGAGCTGGGCGTGGAACTGCACGAAGACGGCATCGACACCATCGGTGGGCTGGTCTTCAATCAGCTCGGCCATGTGCCCAAGCCCGGAGAGCGCATCGGCCTGGAGGAGGCGGACATCAAGGTGCGCCGCATCGTGCGGGCCCGCATCCAGGAGGTGGAGCTGCGCCTGAAACCCAAACCCGCCCCCAGCCCGGAAGCTGAATAA
- a CDS encoding CNNM domain-containing protein, producing the protein MTPFLLILCLALSFTLSGLESAVMAVSRVRVRHAASAGDRRARGLLPLLEDRDALIGCITVANHLTNLVAFLLIALPVIHHATLWGYVLAFVFVLPVFLIGLEVMPKKLFRSYPFRSLRSVSPLVHLVGLARPLFRAVAGKPSSKADDESNEARQTRGREDLKALAQELASKQQLSPNATHLIERVLDYKKLRTADVMQPLARSVALAAEIPLSTALIAAREQNCALLPVLGDNGSFIGMLDTTDLPATLPPDRLVRQHMRTLDTVPASLSALHALQRLRKSGRRLAIVLDERQLPLGLITEERLLEPLMH; encoded by the coding sequence ATGACGCCTTTTCTTCTCATCCTCTGCCTCGCGCTTTCCTTCACGCTCTCCGGACTGGAAAGCGCAGTCATGGCCGTGAGCCGTGTGCGCGTGCGGCACGCCGCCAGCGCCGGAGACCGCCGCGCACGCGGGCTGCTGCCGCTGCTGGAGGACCGCGATGCGCTGATCGGCTGCATCACGGTGGCAAATCACCTGACCAACCTCGTCGCGTTCCTGCTCATCGCCCTGCCCGTCATTCATCATGCCACCCTGTGGGGCTATGTGCTGGCTTTTGTCTTTGTGCTGCCGGTGTTTCTCATCGGGCTGGAGGTGATGCCCAAGAAGCTCTTCCGCAGCTATCCTTTCCGCTCCCTGCGCAGTGTCTCGCCGCTGGTGCATCTGGTGGGGCTGGCGCGCCCGCTCTTCCGTGCGGTAGCCGGAAAGCCCTCCAGCAAAGCTGATGACGAAAGCAATGAAGCGCGCCAGACACGCGGCCGGGAGGACCTCAAAGCGCTGGCCCAGGAGCTGGCCTCCAAGCAGCAGCTCTCCCCCAACGCCACGCACCTCATCGAGCGTGTGCTGGACTACAAAAAACTGCGCACGGCAGATGTGATGCAGCCGCTGGCACGCAGTGTGGCGCTGGCGGCGGAGATCCCGCTGAGCACGGCGCTGATCGCCGCACGCGAGCAGAACTGCGCCCTGCTGCCCGTGCTGGGAGACAACGGCAGCTTCATTGGCATGCTGGACACCACCGACCTGCCAGCCACGCTCCCGCCCGACCGCCTCGTGCGCCAGCACATGCGCACTCTGGACACCGTGCCCGCCAGCCTGTCTGCCCTGCACGCCCTGCAGCGCCTGCGCAAATCCGGCCGCCGCCTTGCCATCGTGCTCGATGAGCGCCAGCTTCCTCTCGGCCTGATCACTGAAGAGCGGCTGCTGGAGCCGCTGATGCACTGA
- a CDS encoding non-canonical purine NTP pyrophosphatase, whose amino-acid sequence MPSIVFATSNAHKTEEVAAILGDAWQVADLRAHPGVTLDEETGDTFEANAIIKAVSGSRGAPGLLVLADDSGLEVDILGGAPGVRSARYAGETATSADNRAKLKTELSKLPQDVPFTGRFHCCMVLARDGKVLHITHGSVEGRLLTQEVGEGGFGYDALFIPDGYADTFGVLSAETKNQLSHRARALAAMKEQLATLA is encoded by the coding sequence ATGCCATCCATCGTCTTCGCCACCTCCAACGCCCACAAGACTGAAGAAGTCGCCGCCATCCTCGGAGATGCCTGGCAGGTGGCGGATCTCCGTGCTCACCCCGGCGTAACGCTGGATGAGGAGACTGGTGACACCTTTGAAGCCAATGCCATCATCAAGGCCGTGAGCGGCAGCCGTGGTGCGCCGGGCCTGCTGGTGCTGGCGGACGACTCCGGCCTGGAGGTGGACATTTTGGGCGGCGCGCCCGGTGTGCGCAGCGCACGCTATGCGGGAGAAACCGCCACCTCCGCCGACAACCGCGCCAAGCTGAAAACCGAGCTCTCCAAGCTGCCGCAGGACGTCCCCTTCACCGGCCGCTTTCACTGCTGCATGGTGCTGGCACGAGATGGCAAGGTGTTGCACATCACGCACGGCAGTGTCGAGGGCCGCCTGCTCACGCAAGAGGTGGGAGAGGGCGGCTTTGGCTACGATGCCCTTTTCATCCCCGACGGCTATGCTGACACCTTTGGTGTTCTTTCCGCCGAGACCAAGAACCAGCTCAGCCACCGCGCGCGTGCGCTGGCGGCCATGAAGGAGCAGCTCGCCACCCTCGCCTGA